Proteins encoded together in one Chitinophaga lutea window:
- the pckA gene encoding phosphoenolpyruvate carboxykinase (ATP), translating into MQISSVRDTLRELRDLGIENIADVHYQLPPEELTAQTLALHQGCQTDTGALMVNTGEFTGRSPKDKFIVKDQLTANSVNWNDFNQPFSAEHFEKLYQKITRYFTGKPVWVRDCQACADPAYRVNVRVITESPWASLFAYNMFLRPSEDELEHTEPEWTVIQAPGCHADPAEDGTRQHNFAVVSFTRKMILIGGSAYTGEIKKGVFTILNYLLPHTQNVLSMHCSANLGKDGDTAVFFGLSGTGKTTLSADPERKLIGDDEHGWTDSGVFNFEGGCYAKTIDLSAEKEPQIFQAIREGALLENTVFFPGTSNVNYADKSITENTRVSYPLHYIDNALEPSIGGIPKNIFFLTCDAYGVLPPISRLSPGQAMYQFISGYTAKVAGTEAGVTEPKSTFSACFGAPFLPLHPARYAQMLGDRMRAHQVNIWLINTGWTGGAYGTGHRIKLSYTRAMISAALKGELDKVAYKNHEVFGVAIPESCPGVPDELLDPRNTWADAAAYDAQAKDLAGQFVKNFEKYAAQAGEEILAAAPKV; encoded by the coding sequence ATGCAAATCAGCAGTGTAAGAGATACACTCAGAGAATTGCGGGATCTTGGCATAGAGAACATCGCCGATGTACATTACCAATTGCCGCCTGAGGAGTTAACAGCGCAGACACTGGCATTGCACCAGGGTTGCCAGACAGATACCGGCGCATTGATGGTCAATACCGGCGAGTTCACCGGCCGCTCCCCTAAAGACAAGTTTATCGTCAAAGACCAGCTCACCGCCAACTCCGTGAACTGGAACGATTTCAACCAACCATTTTCCGCAGAGCATTTCGAAAAGCTGTACCAGAAAATCACCCGCTACTTTACCGGCAAACCGGTGTGGGTGAGGGACTGCCAGGCCTGCGCCGACCCTGCCTACCGCGTCAATGTGCGCGTGATCACGGAAAGCCCCTGGGCCAGCCTTTTTGCATATAACATGTTTCTCCGGCCTTCTGAAGACGAGCTGGAGCACACGGAACCGGAATGGACGGTTATCCAGGCGCCCGGCTGCCATGCCGACCCTGCTGAAGACGGTACCCGCCAGCACAATTTTGCCGTGGTGAGCTTCACCCGCAAAATGATCCTCATCGGAGGCTCCGCCTATACCGGCGAAATCAAGAAAGGCGTCTTTACCATACTCAACTACCTCCTGCCGCACACGCAGAACGTATTGAGCATGCACTGCTCCGCCAACCTGGGGAAAGACGGCGACACGGCTGTTTTCTTCGGCCTCAGCGGCACCGGTAAAACCACCCTGAGCGCGGATCCGGAGCGTAAGCTGATCGGCGACGACGAACATGGCTGGACGGACAGCGGCGTTTTCAACTTTGAAGGCGGCTGTTATGCCAAAACCATCGACCTCAGCGCCGAAAAGGAGCCGCAGATATTCCAGGCCATCCGCGAAGGCGCGCTGCTGGAGAATACGGTTTTCTTCCCCGGTACCAGCAATGTGAATTATGCAGACAAGAGCATCACCGAAAACACCCGTGTGAGCTACCCGCTGCATTACATCGATAACGCCCTGGAGCCTTCCATCGGCGGCATCCCGAAAAACATCTTTTTCCTGACCTGCGACGCGTACGGCGTGTTGCCGCCCATCTCCCGCCTGAGCCCCGGCCAGGCCATGTACCAGTTCATTTCCGGTTATACTGCGAAAGTAGCCGGTACGGAAGCGGGCGTAACAGAGCCGAAATCCACGTTCAGCGCCTGTTTCGGCGCACCCTTCCTCCCCCTCCACCCTGCCCGTTACGCGCAGATGCTCGGGGACAGGATGCGGGCGCACCAGGTGAACATCTGGCTGATCAACACCGGCTGGACCGGCGGCGCTTACGGCACCGGCCACCGCATCAAACTCAGCTACACCCGCGCCATGATCAGCGCCGCACTGAAAGGAGAGCTCGATAAGGTAGCGTACAAAAACCACGAAGTGTTCGGCGTGGCCATCCCGGAAAGTTGCCCCGGCGTGCCCGACGAACTGCTCGACCCGCGCAACACCTGGGCCGACGCCGCTGCGTACGACGCCCAGGCGAAAGACCTTGCCGGGCAATTCGTGAAGAATTTCGAGAAGTATGCCGCACAGGCCGGGGAAGAAATCCTGGCCGCAGCGCCGAAAGTGTAA
- a CDS encoding M1 family metallopeptidase yields the protein MRRSLFPVIFLMLGTTGALAQTDRWQQRVKYTMDIQMDVQTNRFTGKQQLEYTNNSPDTLYRVFYHLYWNAFQPGSMMDVRSQELGKIVSSKDAKGNNKHDWDARVTDRISKLKPDETGYQKIKSLKRDGRQQTYRTEETILVVDLDQPILPKSKAVFDMEFEAQVPVQIRRSGRHNKEGIDFSMAQWYPKMCEYDYEGWHPTPYIAREFYGIWGDFDVNITIDKKYVIAATGYLQNPQQIGYGYETKGSKVTRPAGNTLTWRFSAPNVHDFVWAADPEYKHITKQVDDFTAHFFYRENDTTRATWPQLAEMIPTAYAYIKKHYGPYPYKQYSFIQGGDGGMEYPMATLIMGNGKMDGLYGVAIHEWMHSWYQGMLATNESLYPWMDEGFTTFAEDNTIGNTVDSLKGKWHQAGNYRSYFALIRSGFEEPMSTHSDHFNTNYGYSINAYSKGAVFLEQLGYVIGAANRDAGLLRYYKDWRFKHPNAKDFIRVMEKESGLQLDWYLQYMMNSTKHIDYALDSVYEVNGKTAVRLRREGQFPMPVDLAVELADGRKEMHNIPLTLMFGSKPNENPAQQYIVHDGWRWTHPTYTLMLDVPIGQLKSLEIDPSLRLADIDRSNNKAVAR from the coding sequence ATGAGAAGATCATTATTCCCGGTCATCTTCCTGATGCTGGGAACAACCGGGGCCCTGGCACAGACCGACAGATGGCAGCAACGTGTGAAGTATACCATGGACATTCAGATGGATGTGCAAACCAACCGCTTCACCGGCAAACAGCAGCTGGAGTACACCAACAACTCGCCCGATACCCTTTACCGCGTATTTTACCACCTGTACTGGAACGCATTTCAGCCGGGCAGCATGATGGACGTGCGCAGCCAGGAGCTCGGGAAAATCGTTTCCAGCAAAGACGCCAAAGGGAATAACAAACACGACTGGGATGCCCGCGTGACGGATCGCATTTCAAAACTCAAACCCGACGAAACCGGTTATCAGAAAATAAAATCGCTGAAGCGCGACGGCCGCCAGCAGACGTACCGCACCGAAGAAACCATCCTGGTGGTGGACCTCGACCAGCCGATACTGCCCAAAAGCAAAGCGGTGTTCGATATGGAATTCGAAGCCCAGGTACCCGTGCAGATCCGCCGCAGCGGCCGGCACAATAAGGAAGGCATCGACTTTTCGATGGCGCAGTGGTACCCCAAAATGTGCGAATACGATTACGAAGGCTGGCATCCCACGCCCTATATCGCGCGTGAGTTTTACGGCATCTGGGGCGACTTCGACGTGAACATCACCATCGATAAAAAATATGTGATCGCCGCTACCGGCTACCTGCAAAACCCGCAGCAGATCGGATACGGCTATGAAACCAAAGGCAGCAAAGTAACCCGCCCGGCCGGGAACACGCTCACCTGGCGGTTTTCAGCGCCCAACGTGCACGATTTTGTGTGGGCGGCCGATCCGGAATACAAACACATCACCAAACAGGTGGACGATTTTACCGCGCACTTTTTTTACCGCGAGAACGACACCACCCGCGCCACCTGGCCGCAGCTGGCGGAGATGATCCCCACCGCCTACGCCTATATCAAGAAACACTACGGGCCTTATCCGTATAAACAGTATTCCTTTATCCAGGGCGGCGACGGCGGCATGGAATATCCCATGGCCACGCTGATCATGGGCAACGGGAAAATGGACGGACTGTACGGCGTAGCCATCCACGAATGGATGCACAGCTGGTACCAGGGTATGCTGGCCACCAACGAAAGCCTGTACCCATGGATGGATGAGGGTTTCACGACTTTCGCGGAAGACAATACCATCGGCAATACCGTTGATTCACTGAAAGGAAAATGGCACCAGGCAGGCAATTACCGCTCTTATTTCGCGCTGATCAGAAGCGGCTTCGAAGAGCCGATGAGCACCCATTCCGATCATTTCAACACCAATTACGGCTACAGCATCAACGCCTATTCCAAAGGCGCCGTGTTCCTCGAACAGCTGGGCTACGTGATCGGTGCGGCCAACCGCGATGCGGGGCTGCTGCGGTATTACAAAGACTGGCGTTTTAAACATCCCAACGCAAAGGACTTTATCCGGGTGATGGAAAAAGAAAGCGGCCTGCAGCTCGACTGGTACCTGCAATACATGATGAACTCCACCAAACACATCGATTATGCGCTCGACAGCGTGTATGAAGTGAACGGCAAAACCGCGGTGCGCCTTCGCCGCGAAGGACAGTTCCCCATGCCCGTAGACCTGGCCGTGGAGCTGGCCGATGGCAGGAAGGAAATGCACAACATTCCGCTCACGCTGATGTTCGGTAGCAAACCCAACGAAAACCCCGCGCAGCAATACATCGTGCACGACGGCTGGCGCTGGACGCATCCCACCTACACGTTGATGCTCGATGTGCCCATCGGGCAGCTGAAAAGCCTGGAAATAGATCCCAGCCTGCGGCTGGCGGATATTGACCGGTCGAATAACAAAGCGGTAGCGCGATAA
- a CDS encoding patatin-like phospholipase family protein has protein sequence MPTTALVISGGGSKGAFAVGVLKYMAATPKIKFDTLCGTSTGSLIVPLAALGEINLLEKLYTTHKTSDIITTGNVIGRFAGKDTYSLFDAQPLSILIKNTYTEDMYQALLQSRKALYLTTVCLQTGRITYFTNSDQPMTSSDYDVIRVQNSSTFRRAMFASSCQPVFMPPYRVIEQERWQYVDGGLREYAPIELAIDTGATEVYAILLSPETPAVDDHEFKSPFEILQQTMDWFTMDVAVNDLKMPKFINRSLDYLKAVKAKMKEAGLKPKEIDAFFDIPFDNPFMGKKDLKLHIIRPEKPLNGGPGGLTFDPAEMKKMVAYGEETARKYFEGL, from the coding sequence ATGCCCACAACTGCCTTGGTCATCAGCGGCGGCGGCTCCAAAGGGGCCTTTGCCGTAGGCGTGCTCAAATACATGGCCGCCACCCCGAAAATCAAATTCGATACGCTCTGCGGCACCAGCACCGGCTCGCTCATCGTGCCGCTGGCCGCTTTAGGGGAAATCAACCTGCTCGAAAAACTGTACACCACGCATAAAACCAGCGATATCATCACCACCGGCAACGTCATCGGCCGGTTTGCGGGAAAAGACACCTACTCCCTGTTCGACGCGCAGCCACTGAGCATCCTCATCAAAAACACGTACACGGAAGACATGTACCAGGCGCTGCTGCAAAGCCGGAAAGCGCTGTACCTCACCACCGTGTGCCTGCAAACGGGGCGCATCACCTATTTCACGAACAGCGACCAGCCCATGACGTCCTCCGATTACGATGTGATCCGCGTGCAGAACAGCAGCACGTTCCGCCGCGCCATGTTCGCCTCCTCATGCCAGCCCGTGTTCATGCCGCCTTACAGGGTGATCGAGCAGGAACGCTGGCAGTACGTCGACGGCGGCCTGCGGGAATACGCGCCCATTGAACTGGCCATCGATACAGGCGCCACGGAAGTATACGCCATCCTGCTGTCGCCGGAAACGCCGGCAGTCGACGATCATGAATTCAAAAGCCCGTTCGAGATATTGCAGCAGACGATGGACTGGTTCACGATGGACGTAGCCGTCAACGATCTGAAGATGCCGAAGTTCATCAACCGCAGCCTCGATTACCTGAAAGCGGTCAAAGCCAAAATGAAGGAAGCCGGCCTCAAACCCAAAGAGATCGACGCTTTTTTCGACATCCCGTTCGACAATCCGTTCATGGGCAAAAAGGATTTAAAGCTGCACATCATCCGGCCCGAAAAGCCCCTGAACGGCGGCCCCGGCGGCCTCACCTTCGACCCCGCAGAAATGAAAAAAATGGTGGCCTACGGTGAAGAAACGGCCCGGAAATATTTTGAAGGGCTGTAA
- the rsmI gene encoding 16S rRNA (cytidine(1402)-2'-O)-methyltransferase, with protein MSKLFIIPSPIGNLADMTYRAVKVLETVELVLAEDTRTSGVLLKHYGITRPVTPYHQHNEHKVLQHLVQQLQAGKQMALLTDAGTPGVSDPGFLLVRECIRAGVPVECLPGATAFVPALVNSGIPMNRFAFEGFLPPKKGRHTLLTRLAEEDRTMVFYESPHRLVKTLEDFITYFGADRPCCVSRELTKMFEENKRGSLQEVRDYFAEKGVKGEIVMIVEGKNA; from the coding sequence TTGTCCAAACTCTTCATCATTCCTTCACCCATCGGAAACCTGGCGGATATGACCTACAGGGCCGTAAAAGTGCTGGAAACGGTGGAGCTGGTGCTGGCGGAAGATACCCGTACCTCGGGTGTACTGCTGAAGCACTATGGCATTACGAGGCCTGTAACACCTTATCATCAGCACAACGAGCATAAGGTGTTGCAGCACCTGGTACAGCAGCTGCAGGCTGGCAAACAGATGGCCCTCCTGACGGATGCAGGCACGCCGGGTGTTTCAGACCCGGGTTTCCTGCTGGTGCGCGAATGCATCCGCGCCGGCGTACCGGTGGAATGTTTACCCGGCGCAACGGCCTTCGTGCCGGCGCTCGTCAACAGCGGCATCCCCATGAACCGCTTTGCTTTCGAAGGTTTTCTGCCCCCCAAAAAAGGCCGCCACACCCTGTTAACCCGCCTGGCCGAAGAAGACCGCACCATGGTGTTTTATGAATCGCCCCACCGCCTCGTCAAAACACTGGAAGACTTTATCACCTATTTCGGCGCAGACAGGCCCTGCTGCGTTTCCCGCGAGCTTACCAAAATGTTCGAAGAAAATAAAAGAGGCTCCCTGCAGGAAGTACGCGACTATTTTGCGGAAAAAGGCGTGAAAGGGGAGATCGTAATGATCGTGGAAGGGAAAAACGCCTGA
- a CDS encoding DinB family protein, which yields MNKQAIKTLLETSFTEFSAFTDTLSDHRFVVSPEGKWSAGQQMDHLIRSAKPVNTALGMPKLFLRFFGRSVGRSRSYDQIRDTYRAVLTKGGVATRPYIPPVTEAEERVPLAQQFLLQKDKMVVLLDKWTEEELDRYQVPHPLLGKLTVREVLYFTAYHNRHHLVTLQQREELNQPWASQLERTIF from the coding sequence ATGAACAAGCAAGCTATAAAGACCCTGTTGGAGACCAGTTTCACGGAATTTTCCGCTTTTACGGATACTTTATCCGATCACCGGTTTGTTGTTTCGCCCGAAGGAAAATGGTCGGCGGGGCAGCAGATGGACCATCTCATCCGCAGCGCCAAACCCGTCAATACCGCCCTGGGCATGCCCAAACTGTTTCTCCGCTTTTTCGGCCGCTCTGTGGGTCGCTCCCGGAGTTACGACCAAATCCGCGATACTTACCGCGCCGTGCTGACGAAAGGCGGTGTGGCCACCCGGCCCTATATTCCGCCGGTAACGGAAGCGGAAGAAAGAGTGCCGCTGGCGCAGCAGTTCCTGCTGCAGAAAGACAAGATGGTCGTTTTACTGGATAAGTGGACGGAGGAAGAACTGGACAGGTACCAGGTGCCTCATCCCCTGCTGGGCAAACTGACCGTGCGCGAAGTGCTGTATTTTACGGCCTATCACAACCGCCACCACCTCGTTACGCTGCAGCAGCGCGAAGAACTGAATCAACCGTGGGCCAGCCAGCTGGAACGGACGATATTCTAA
- a CDS encoding chitosanase, which translates to MITSEIKRKILRIVNVFETGSADGRYDAVVILPDGRGGSRQITYGRSQTTEQGNLRNLLQRYIDLGGSFAADFAPYMDRVGRTSLVNDRNFIKLLKDSARQDPLMRQAQDETFEILYFQPALHFFEAEKFELPLSLLVIYDSYIHSGSIPPFLRSRFPERTPLRGGDEKSWILAYTKARQHWLANHPRKILHPTVYRTKTFLTQAQKDNWDLSAPVTTQGITIA; encoded by the coding sequence ATGATTACCAGTGAAATCAAACGAAAAATCCTGCGTATCGTCAATGTTTTCGAAACAGGCAGCGCAGACGGCCGGTACGATGCGGTCGTAATACTGCCGGACGGAAGAGGCGGCAGCCGCCAGATCACGTATGGCCGCAGCCAGACCACCGAGCAGGGCAACCTCCGCAATCTGCTGCAGCGCTACATCGACCTCGGCGGCAGCTTCGCAGCAGATTTTGCGCCGTACATGGACCGTGTGGGGCGCACATCGCTCGTCAACGACAGGAACTTCATCAAACTGCTGAAAGACAGTGCGCGCCAGGACCCGCTGATGCGCCAGGCGCAGGACGAAACATTCGAGATCCTCTACTTCCAGCCGGCGCTGCACTTCTTCGAAGCGGAAAAATTCGAGCTGCCGCTGAGCCTGCTCGTCATTTACGACAGTTATATCCACTCCGGCTCCATTCCGCCCTTTCTCCGTTCCCGGTTCCCGGAACGCACACCGTTGCGGGGCGGCGACGAAAAAAGCTGGATACTGGCCTATACGAAAGCCCGTCAGCACTGGCTGGCCAATCATCCCCGGAAAATATTGCATCCTACCGTATACCGCACCAAAACATTTTTAACACAGGCCCAGAAAGATAACTGGGACCTGTCTGCCCCCGTCACCACGCAGGGCATCACCATCGCATAA
- the purS gene encoding phosphoribosylformylglycinamidine synthase subunit PurS, translating into MTFTAHINVMPLKELLDPQGKAVLGGLKNLGLGNVHDVRVGKHITLQIEAGSKEEAQHIAENACQKLLANQVMEFYEVNIQ; encoded by the coding sequence ATGACATTTACTGCACATATCAACGTGATGCCGCTGAAAGAACTGCTGGATCCCCAGGGTAAAGCCGTATTGGGCGGGTTAAAGAACCTCGGCCTTGGAAATGTACACGATGTACGTGTAGGCAAACACATTACCCTGCAGATCGAGGCAGGTTCCAAAGAAGAGGCGCAGCACATTGCTGAAAATGCCTGCCAGAAACTGCTGGCCAACCAGGTAATGGAATTTTACGAAGTTAATATCCAATAA
- a CDS encoding CDP-alcohol phosphatidyltransferase family protein gives MKQIPNILTLSNLFCGALAIIFILHAPEYIAEFNNTEYTVTNPEPIYWASGLVVLAGIIDFFDGFVARLLKVSSPLGKELDSLADVVSFGVVPGMILFRLLRSAYLRTPDVFDVSYLNLAPALLVPCFAAYRLAVFNLDTRQSENFIGVPTPAVGFLVASFPLIMLNNPFNLAHWLENVWVLYGIIAALCYLMVSSHPMISLKFKNFSVKDNWPRFLLIALTLAGIPVLGFAVVPFIFIVYVGLSLLAPPKISVA, from the coding sequence ATGAAACAAATTCCGAACATCCTTACCCTGTCCAATCTTTTTTGCGGCGCGCTCGCGATCATTTTTATCCTTCATGCGCCGGAATACATCGCAGAATTCAACAACACCGAATACACCGTCACGAATCCCGAGCCCATCTACTGGGCGTCAGGGCTGGTGGTGCTGGCCGGCATCATCGATTTTTTCGACGGTTTCGTGGCGCGGCTGCTCAAAGTATCGTCGCCGCTCGGCAAGGAGCTGGATTCGCTGGCGGACGTGGTGTCGTTCGGCGTGGTGCCGGGCATGATATTGTTCCGCCTGCTCCGCAGCGCTTATTTGCGCACGCCCGATGTGTTCGACGTGTCTTATCTCAACCTCGCCCCGGCATTGCTGGTACCCTGTTTCGCGGCGTACCGGCTGGCGGTGTTCAACCTCGATACGCGGCAATCCGAGAACTTCATCGGCGTACCCACCCCGGCTGTCGGTTTCCTGGTAGCGTCTTTCCCGCTCATCATGCTCAACAATCCCTTCAACCTCGCGCACTGGCTGGAAAACGTATGGGTGCTTTACGGCATCATTGCGGCGCTCTGTTACCTGATGGTGAGCTCACATCCCATGATCAGCCTCAAATTCAAGAATTTCAGCGTGAAGGACAACTGGCCGCGCTTCCTGCTGATCGCGCTCACCCTTGCCGGCATCCCCGTGCTGGGGTTCGCCGTGGTGCCGTTTATCTTCATCGTGTATGTGGGGCTTTCCCTGCTGGCGCCGCCGAAAATTTCCGTGGCCTGA
- a CDS encoding aminopeptidase P N-terminal domain-containing protein codes for MKYLPLDQQLFINNRERFKAKLQPGSIAIFNSNDELPTNGDALHAFKQNADLYWLTGIDQEDTMLVLFPDNPDPKYREVLVLVRPNELKEKWDGHRLRREEAQAISGIQTIVWLDSLDTLLQPWIHDAQNIYLNTNENNRKANLVPVRDYRYATELRARYPLHNYLRSAPILKELRAVKTEQEIKVIQQAIDITEKTFRRLLTFIKPGVFEHEIHAEIMHEFLRNRATGEAYSSILASGDRARTLHYVSNNQECKDGELILMDFGAAYGGYNADLTRTVPVNGRFTDRQRQVYNACLHLHNYAKSILAPGVTIAKYHEMVGVEAGKEFVKLGLLTENDIKNQDPETPAYRKYLYHGISHHLGVDVHDLAPSFHQPLPEGAVLTVEPGIYIEEEQMGVRIENNIWLKKSGNVDLMQNIPITAEEIEALMKA; via the coding sequence ATGAAATATTTACCGCTCGACCAACAGCTCTTTATCAACAACAGGGAGCGCTTCAAAGCTAAACTGCAGCCGGGATCGATTGCCATATTCAATTCAAACGACGAGTTGCCCACCAACGGCGACGCATTGCATGCCTTTAAGCAGAATGCGGATTTGTACTGGCTCACGGGTATCGACCAGGAAGATACCATGCTGGTATTGTTCCCCGATAACCCGGATCCCAAGTACCGCGAAGTACTGGTGCTGGTGCGCCCTAACGAGCTGAAGGAGAAGTGGGACGGCCACCGCCTCCGCCGCGAAGAAGCACAGGCCATTTCAGGGATTCAGACCATCGTGTGGCTCGACAGCCTGGACACGCTGCTCCAGCCCTGGATCCACGATGCGCAGAACATCTATCTCAACACGAACGAAAACAACCGTAAGGCCAACCTGGTGCCCGTGCGCGACTACCGGTACGCGACAGAATTGCGCGCCCGCTATCCGCTGCACAACTATCTCCGTTCCGCGCCCATTTTAAAAGAACTGCGGGCCGTAAAAACGGAGCAGGAAATAAAAGTCATCCAGCAGGCCATCGATATCACGGAAAAAACATTCCGCCGCCTGTTGACCTTCATCAAGCCCGGCGTGTTCGAGCACGAAATCCATGCGGAGATCATGCACGAATTTTTGCGCAACCGCGCTACCGGCGAAGCGTACAGTTCCATCCTCGCTTCCGGCGACAGGGCCCGTACGCTGCACTATGTGTCCAACAACCAGGAGTGTAAAGACGGCGAACTGATCCTGATGGACTTCGGCGCCGCTTACGGCGGGTATAACGCGGACCTTACCCGCACGGTGCCGGTGAACGGCAGGTTTACCGACCGTCAGCGCCAGGTGTACAACGCCTGCCTGCACCTGCACAACTACGCCAAATCCATCCTGGCCCCCGGCGTCACCATTGCGAAATATCACGAAATGGTGGGCGTGGAAGCCGGTAAGGAGTTTGTGAAACTCGGCCTGCTGACGGAAAACGATATCAAGAACCAGGACCCTGAGACGCCTGCCTACCGTAAATATCTCTACCATGGTATTTCCCATCACCTGGGCGTGGATGTGCACGACCTGGCGCCTTCTTTCCACCAGCCGCTGCCCGAAGGCGCGGTGCTGACCGTGGAGCCGGGTATCTATATCGAAGAAGAGCAGATGGGTGTCCGGATTGAAAACAATATCTGGCTGAAGAAAAGCGGAAACGTGGATTTGATGCAAAACATCCCCATCACCGCGGAAGAAATTGAAGCCCTGATGAAAGCATAA
- a CDS encoding contractile injection system tape measure protein has translation MEVWNSASPQQEHENGLYPETEQDQQWGLCSVDEIYQYAWFFFMQYGLIPWWMQQETPATLEENIIGAVQRHEALCRHKWAKAWAANRLNIQRWVQQCSSATQQAVLRAVFGDAAGKAAIAAEGGLLQRFSEQAATAQNHLRCIYWDALFGALMAGGGPLRLKDRIREKWRNWMQADITISSSKLLDGISFPEVLQGFPAPVPRKIITPPASSPNLDIDEPLQVKQAGLVLLQHQLPSLFGRLNWLEPAAALQRDFHARALHLLEFMAGGAEQTPEYNMALHKLLCGLPLDAPVEKDVQLTAAEKQCALTSLDEAAALYGMHRDGLRSGWLQREGRLQYSHDAWRLQINRQTAGNPPGSDPVRLPWMRQLLTVQWTP, from the coding sequence ATGGAAGTTTGGAACAGCGCATCGCCACAACAGGAGCATGAAAACGGGCTGTACCCTGAAACCGAGCAGGATCAGCAATGGGGTCTTTGTTCTGTGGATGAAATTTACCAGTACGCCTGGTTCTTTTTTATGCAGTATGGTTTGATTCCCTGGTGGATGCAGCAGGAAACGCCCGCTACCCTCGAAGAAAATATCATCGGCGCAGTGCAGCGGCACGAAGCGCTGTGCCGCCACAAATGGGCGAAAGCCTGGGCGGCCAACCGGCTGAATATCCAGCGCTGGGTGCAGCAATGCTCCTCCGCCACACAACAGGCGGTACTGCGCGCCGTGTTTGGCGATGCCGCGGGAAAAGCGGCCATCGCCGCGGAAGGCGGCCTGCTGCAGCGGTTCTCCGAACAGGCTGCGACCGCTCAAAACCACCTGCGCTGCATCTACTGGGACGCCCTTTTCGGCGCCCTCATGGCAGGCGGCGGGCCGTTGCGGCTGAAAGACCGTATCCGCGAAAAGTGGCGCAACTGGATGCAGGCCGACATCACCATCTCCAGCAGTAAATTGCTCGACGGCATCTCCTTTCCTGAAGTACTGCAGGGCTTTCCGGCGCCCGTGCCCCGCAAAATAATCACCCCTCCCGCATCATCTCCCAACCTCGACATCGATGAGCCACTCCAGGTGAAACAGGCGGGCCTCGTACTGCTGCAACACCAACTGCCGTCGCTGTTTGGCAGGCTGAACTGGCTGGAACCGGCTGCCGCCTTGCAGCGGGACTTTCATGCCAGGGCCCTGCACCTGCTGGAGTTTATGGCCGGCGGCGCCGAACAGACGCCGGAATATAATATGGCGCTGCACAAACTGCTATGCGGCCTGCCGCTGGACGCTCCCGTGGAAAAAGATGTGCAGCTCACCGCGGCGGAAAAACAATGCGCCCTCACTTCACTCGATGAAGCGGCGGCATTATACGGCATGCACCGCGACGGATTACGCAGCGGCTGGCTGCAACGGGAGGGCCGCCTGCAATACAGCCATGATGCCTGGCGTTTACAGATAAACCGGCAAACGGCGGGGAATCCGCCCGGTTCGGATCCTGTGAGGCTGCCCTGGATGCGACAATTGCTTACCGTGCAATGGACACCATAA